One genomic region from Magnetococcales bacterium encodes:
- a CDS encoding glycosyltransferase, translating to MVHSELATSFPNLTIRQTERLRAWCTIFLDYEHQRYAAGVEFDYGDCSVGNILFTGCYLADGKNFNSAADQFSHLCDVRHCRVLNVTDGANLVLTALKDNGDFLANETSIVSLQTNDVPIRELFLLDDYLHPDQMRILDGLAPDQKREYLHDLARLPQPNPEALVAIAAADLIIYGPGTQHSSLFPSYLTRGLMEAIRDNTKAEKVFVANIRRDHDIPNQSVNHLLSAFHYYMSRHGLLQVDLKNLISTLFIQKHDQDNVNRELDADYVKPGDNFADVTSIQVRALDWETDRGRHYGGQLLDELMAIAQYLVDIKIKPYRHMVSIIVPMLDEERTIGKVVAQLLTLDLSRFGVAKEILVVDGGSRDHSVAVVKTMKSVRLFLLSPGQSGRGEALRLGLARARGDVILFFPADHEYSVSDIPSVVEPIINNQYKAVFGSRAIKCLNTAQHIRHIYGNNRLGYFLSRYGGYLLSLVSLILTNRYVTDPFTSCKCFDGALLKSLNLVSKGVNLEGEIIAKLGRHKEFILEVPVNYVPRTKKEGKKNGVVEGIKTLYAIFYHHFMTKS from the coding sequence GTCCATTCCGAACTGGCGACCTCCTTTCCCAACCTGACCATTCGGCAAACCGAACGTCTGCGTGCCTGGTGTACGATCTTTCTCGATTATGAACATCAACGCTATGCTGCGGGTGTTGAATTTGATTATGGAGATTGTTCGGTCGGCAATATTCTTTTTACAGGTTGCTACCTGGCGGATGGAAAAAATTTCAACAGTGCGGCGGATCAATTTTCCCATTTATGCGATGTGCGTCATTGTCGGGTATTGAATGTAACCGATGGGGCCAACCTTGTCCTGACGGCACTCAAGGATAATGGGGATTTTCTGGCCAATGAAACGAGCATTGTGTCTCTGCAAACGAATGATGTGCCCATCCGGGAACTGTTTTTGCTGGACGATTATCTGCATCCGGACCAGATGCGCATCCTGGACGGTTTGGCACCCGACCAGAAGCGGGAATATTTGCATGATCTGGCCCGTTTGCCGCAACCCAACCCGGAAGCTTTGGTTGCCATTGCGGCGGCAGATTTGATCATTTATGGACCGGGCACCCAGCACTCCTCCCTCTTTCCCTCCTATCTGACCCGGGGCTTGATGGAAGCCATACGCGACAACACCAAGGCCGAAAAAGTGTTTGTGGCCAACATTCGGCGCGACCATGACATTCCCAATCAATCGGTCAATCATTTATTGTCTGCATTTCATTATTACATGTCGCGCCACGGCTTGTTGCAGGTGGACCTGAAAAATTTGATTTCCACCTTGTTCATCCAGAAACATGACCAGGACAACGTCAATCGGGAGTTGGATGCCGATTATGTCAAACCGGGCGACAATTTTGCCGATGTGACCTCCATCCAGGTCCGTGCCCTGGATTGGGAAACGGACCGTGGGCGTCATTATGGGGGGCAGCTCCTGGATGAACTCATGGCCATTGCCCAGTATCTGGTGGATATCAAAATCAAACCCTATCGCCACATGGTATCCATCATCGTGCCCATGCTCGATGAAGAACGCACCATCGGCAAGGTCGTTGCGCAACTGCTGACCCTGGATTTGAGTCGCTTCGGAGTGGCCAAGGAAATTTTGGTAGTTGATGGTGGTTCCAGGGATCATTCCGTGGCCGTGGTCAAAACCATGAAGAGCGTGCGCCTGTTTTTGCTCTCGCCGGGACAGTCTGGCCGTGGCGAAGCCCTGCGGTTGGGTCTGGCCAGGGCCAGGGGGGATGTCATTCTGTTCTTTCCCGCCGATCATGAATATTCGGTCAGCGATATTCCCTCGGTGGTGGAACCCATCATCAACAATCAATACAAGGCCGTATTTGGCAGTCGGGCCATCAAGTGCCTGAATACAGCCCAACATATTCGCCATATCTATGGTAACAATCGGCTTGGTTATTTTTTAAGTCGGTATGGGGGTTATTTGTTAAGTCTCGTTTCGCTGATTTTGACCAACCGTTATGTGACGGATCCCTTTACATCGTGCAAGTGTTTCGATGGGGCACTCTTGAAATCCTTGAATTTGGTTTCAAAAGGGGTCAACCTGGAGGGGGAGATTATTGCGAAACTGGGCAGGCACAAGGAATTCATTCTTGAGGTGCCGGTCAATTATGTGCCCAGGACGAAAAAAGAAGGCAAGAAAAATGGTGTTGTTGAAGGGATCAAGACATTATATGCTATTTTTTACCATCATTTTATGACGAAGTCCTGA